The stretch of DNA CATGCGCGCCGGCCTCAGCCAAAAGCGCGCCGTTGCGGTGCTGTGGCTCAGCTCTGCGGCGCTTGCGTTCGTCGGCTGCATGATGGTCGGCCTGTCGGGCCCGACGCGCTGGAGCCTGTTCGGCGTTTTGGCCGTCGTCATCTTTTTCGTCATCTGGCGGTTCGGCCTGTTCCGCCCCGTTTTGAAGCACCACTACGACAACCGCGACAAGCGCGGCCCGCGCCTGCCTCGCGACCAGCGCTAGGAAGGGGGGACCGTGGCGAAGGCACGCCAGGGAAAACATGCGGCGACCGCCCCGTTGCAGGGAGCGGCCGAGAAATCCAAGGGGCGCACGGCGCTTGCCGTGCCCCAGGCGCCGGCGCCGAAGGGCCCCACGGCCGAGCAGCGCAAGACGTCGCGGCGCAAGGCCTTCATCGCCGTGCTGTGCATGGCGCTGTTCAGCTGCCTGTATCTGGGCGCTGGCTATGTCGTGGCGGCCACCTTTCCCGACCGGCAGATAGACCAGCCGCAGGCGGCCGTCCCCTTCGACGTGGCCGAGTCGCAGACAGAACAGCTGACCGACCCGTTCTACGTGCTGCTCATCGGGTCCGACTCGCGCAAAGGAACGGCGTTGTACACCGGAAAGCCCACCGACGGGTCCCAGGTCGACCAGCGCTCCGACATCATGACGCTCATGCGCGTCGATCCGCAGACCTACCAGATCACGCTCGTGACCATTCCGCGCGACACGCAGCTGGTCGGCTCGTCGGCAAAGATCAACGAGTCGCTGACCGGCAACGACCCGATGCAGGTGGTCGCGGCGGTCGAGCGTCTGTGCGGCGTCGAGGTCGACTACTACATGATGACGACGTTCGCCGGCTTTGAAGGGCTGGTGAACGCCTTGGGCGGCGTGGTGGTGGACGTGCCGCTCACCATCACGGTGGCCGACCCGCTCACGGCGATGCCGGTGACCGTTGAGGAGGGGGACGACCAGCATCTCGACGGAGCGCAGGCGCTCGTGTTCGTGCGGGCGCGCAAGGAATACGTCGACTACCAAGACGTTTTCCGCCAGCAAAACGTGCGCACGCTGGAAGAGGCCATGATCGAGCAGGTGCTCGACGAAGACAGCGGCTCGGATCTGGCGGGCGCTTTCGACGACCTGCGAGAGTTCACCGAGACTAACATCGATCTGGAGGCCGCCGCACAGCTTGGATTCGACTTCATGAAGCACCGCGACGAGATGGTCGTCTACTCGTGCAGCGGCCCGTACGACGGGGGCGAGAACGAGTTCGGCATGTGGGTCGTTCCCGAAGATCCGGAGACGTGGGCGAAGCTCATGAGCGCCGTGGACGCCGGCGAAGACCCGTCCGGCATCGTGCCGCTGCCGGTTCTAGAAAAGCAATAGGAATGCAGCAGGACTCTTCGAGGTGTGTTACCATGAAGCACCTTGAAGAAAGAACGAATGGAGTTTCGTGCTGAACACCCTGGCCACCATATTCAAAGACAACTGGGAATGGCGCAAGCAGATCGGCCGTCTCGCCATGTTCGAGCTGGTGAAGAAGTCGAGGGGCGCCGTGCTCAGCTGGGCGTGGTTTTTCATCAAGCCTGCCATCTACATATTCTGCTTCTGGTTCGCGCTCGCCCTCGGCCTGCGCGTCGGCAGCCCCGACCCTTCCGGGCCGCCGTATCTGCTGTGGCTGTGCGCCGGCATCATCCCGTGGTTCTTCATGCAGGACATGCTCAACGCCGGTGTCGACGTCATGCACCGCTATCCCTACCTGGTCAACAAGATCAAGTTTCCCTTGAGCGGCATCTCGTCCATCTTCACGCTGGCAACGATGATCGTGCAGCTCATGCTTATGGTCGCGCTGTTCGTCATCTACTTCGCCTGCGGCATGGGCTTCGACGTGTACCTTTTGCAGGTGCCTGTGCTGCTTGCGCTCATGTTCATGTTCTGGGACGCCGTGTCCATCC from Xiamenia xianingshaonis encodes:
- a CDS encoding ABC transporter permease, giving the protein MLNTLATIFKDNWEWRKQIGRLAMFELVKKSRGAVLSWAWFFIKPAIYIFCFWFALALGLRVGSPDPSGPPYLLWLCAGIIPWFFMQDMLNAGVDVMHRYPYLVNKIKFPLSGISSIFTLATMIVQLMLMVALFVIYFACGMGFDVYLLQVPVLLALMFMFWDAVSILCSQLSAISKDFANLIHAMGTPFFWLSGVLFPVQDIDVGWIQTILDFNPITFFVTAFRNAFYDKTWFWEDTPMCVGFLVAFAVTVVVMAIIYRKFNEEVADVL
- a CDS encoding LCP family protein, whose protein sequence is MAKARQGKHAATAPLQGAAEKSKGRTALAVPQAPAPKGPTAEQRKTSRRKAFIAVLCMALFSCLYLGAGYVVAATFPDRQIDQPQAAVPFDVAESQTEQLTDPFYVLLIGSDSRKGTALYTGKPTDGSQVDQRSDIMTLMRVDPQTYQITLVTIPRDTQLVGSSAKINESLTGNDPMQVVAAVERLCGVEVDYYMMTTFAGFEGLVNALGGVVVDVPLTITVADPLTAMPVTVEEGDDQHLDGAQALVFVRARKEYVDYQDVFRQQNVRTLEEAMIEQVLDEDSGSDLAGAFDDLREFTETNIDLEAAAQLGFDFMKHRDEMVVYSCSGPYDGGENEFGMWVVPEDPETWAKLMSAVDAGEDPSGIVPLPVLEKQ